From the Drosophila sechellia strain sech25 chromosome X, ASM438219v1, whole genome shotgun sequence genome, the window TGACCAGCAACTGCGTGAAACCGAGCAGCGGACCCGTCGGACCAGGTGCCTCCGCCACCGGTGGCTACAAGGTGCCCGAATACTACAGCTTCAATCGCTTCAGCTACGCCGAGGCGGAGGTGGAGATGGCCAAGTACCGCTGCCCACAGCCCTCGGCCCTCAAGTAGATATAGACCAATTGTTGAtgttaaataaaagaaatgccAATTAAAGAGGAAAGCTGAGAATTAGGAAATCGGTGGTTAACCAATCTGTGGCCGTCGGGCCAGCTGGGCTGGCAGACATTTTGCAGCACTGgccgaccgaccgaccgacgCTTTACAACACCGAAGCGCAGCAACCCTC encodes:
- the LOC6617658 gene encoding uncharacterized protein LOC6617658 — its product is MFSPSRALRPALSRCYSQIKGGPVSSGGRPSAPGSPAVSSSSGGASSPSVVGLTSNCVKPSSGPVGPGASATGGYKVPEYYSFNRFSYAEAEVEMAKYRCPQPSALK